The nucleotide window GAACCATAAAAATTTACAAACTTCAAAGCCCAAAGAATCCCTTTAGGACAAGACCGTGGGCCGCACCAGAAATTCCAGGATTTACCGAAAAGGAATTTAGAGAACTTTTTCCTTACGATGCTTTCAAGGATGAAGAATCCGACAATTCAAAATGGCCAAAGGGCGCTCTTATAAAAGAATTGAATTTCAACACCGCTAATTCTTCCAAAATAACAATTGAAGGTATAAAACAATGGATTATTGGAGGATACTTGTTGGAATTAGAGACTACTGATAATTTTGGCCAAAAAGTTAAAAATGAACAAAGATTCAAACTAATTGACAACAAATCACATGAAGTTGCTGATTCAGAATTAATTTCTGTAAATCTGGACAAGACCATGTATAAGATAGGTGATGAGGTATTAGTAACCGTAAGCTCTGCATCAGAAGAAATCCACATAACTTTTCATGTTGAAAAAGAAAACAAAATTGTCCAAACTAGAATTATAGCACTTAATAATGAATCAAAAACGTTTAAAGTTCCAATTTCAAAAACAGATTATGAGGGGTTCGCGATTCAGTACCATTTTGTTAGCCATAATGGTTTTGCTAATGGGGTAAAGATTGTAAATGTTATAAATGTTGAATCAAAATTTGACATTGAAACCCTAACCTTTAGGGATAAAATTCAACCAGGTTCAAAAGAAACTTGGGGTTTTAAAATTTCAGGTGAAAAAAATGAAAAAATTGCTGCAGAAGTATTGGCCTCTATGTACGATGCTTCCTTAGATGATTTTAGAATGCACCAATGGCAATTTAATCCCATAACCACATCATCGTATTATTCTTGGGCAAGAAGTAATGCCAATAACAGCTTTGAAATAGACAATTTTATAATTGTAAATCGACCTTATGGCAATAACCAAATTCAACAGAAACATTACGACGAATTAAATTGGTTCGGGTTTAATATTAATAACAATAAATGGGTTAATAACCGCTATTTAAATGAACTAAAAAATCAACCAAAAAATGATCGTACCAGTTATGACAAAATTATTTATGGAGTAATTAAGGATGAATCTGGTCTTCCTTTGCCAGGTGCTAATATTCTTGTAAAAGGAACCACCTATGGCACACAGACAGATTTTGATGGACAGTTCTCAATAAAAGTTAAAAATGGGGAACAACTAGTTATAACCTATATAGGATATGTCTCTGAAGAATATTCAGTTGGGACCCAAAAAGAATTGGAAATCTTTTTAGAGGAAGATTCCAGTGCTTTAGAGGAAGTGGTAGTTATGGGTTACGGAATACAAACGAGAACCGCCGCGGCTAATATGGTGCTCAATGAAAGTGTTGAAGCAGACGAAGAGGTTGCAAAGGTGTTAAATGGTAATGTAGCGGGCGTTGAAATTGCTGCGGACTCTATGGTACCGGGCAGTGCCCCAAATGTTATGATAAGAGGTGCAGTATCATTGGCCAATTCGGAAAATGTCCTTTATGTGGTAGATGGAGTTATTGTGCCTAGTTTCGATATTTCAGGGCTAGATGTTTCCTCATTAAATGTTTTGAAGGGAAATGCTGCAACATCAATTTATGGTGCGGCCGCCGCTAACGGTGCTATAATTATTACCACCAAATCCGGTCAAGCTAAAATTGATGCGGACATGGCCAAAATTAGAGTGCGTGAAAATTTTAATGAAACTGCATTTTTCTATCCACAATTAAAAACGGACAAAGAAGGTACAGTTTCATTTGAATTTACCATGCCTGAAGCGCTTACAAGATGGAAACTTCAACTATTGGCCCATACGGAAGATTTAAAAACAGCAACCAAAACTCTCTCTACGATAACTCAAAAAGATTTAATGGTACTACCTAATGTCCCAAGGTTTTTACGCGAAGGAGACAGTTTAGTTTTAGCTACGAAAATTTCCAATTTGTCAAACAATTCTTTGCAGGGAACTGCACAACTTACCCTTGAAGATGGATTAACAGGTAAAACCATTGATAATTTATTGGGTAATCTTACAAAGAATCAAACCTTTGTTATCGATGCAAAAGGAAACACAAGTATTCAATGGAAATTGAGCATCCCAGAAAATCTCCAAGCAATTACCTATAGAATATCGGCAAAAGCTGGTGATTTTACAGATGGCGAACAAAATTTTTTGCCCGTCTTAACCAATAGAACCCTGGTTACCGAAACATTACCGATGTGGGTTAAGGGAAATGAAACCAAAACATTTGAGTTAGAAAAACTGAAAAACAACACTTCCACAACACTAACTAATTATAGTTTAACCTTGGAGGTTACTTCAAATCCTGTTTGGTACGCGGTTCAATCCTTACCGTATTTAATGGAATATCCATTTGAATGTTCTGAGCAGATTTTTTCAAGGTTTTATGCAAATAGTTTAGGTCAATCTATTGCCAATTCAAACCCAAAAATTAAGGAGGTTTTCGATCAATGGGGCAATTCTGAAGCTTTGGTATCTAACCTTGAGAAAAATCCTGAACTTAAATCTATTGTTATTCAAGAAACTCCTTGGCTTCGCGAAGCACAATCTGAAAGCGAACAAAAGAAACGCATTGCATTGCTTTTCGATTTGAATAAAATGGGTAATGAATTAAATGCGACGATCGACAAACTAGGTCAGATGCAACTGTCCAATGGGAGTTTCCCTTGGTTCAAAGGCTCGCAATATCCTAACCGTTATATAACACAGCATGTGGCAACAGGTTTCGGACATCTCAAACAACTGCAAGTGGAATTACCAGATAAGGCCATAACGATTACAGAAAAGGCCATTTCCTCTTTAGATAAAGACATCACCACCGATTATAATCGTTTGAAAGAACAAGCCCGGGAAATTAAGGGACGAGCAAAAACCAAAGCACAAGGTCTAAAAGCGGAAAAAGAATTTTGGGAAGCGAACCATACAAATGTTCTGCAAATTCAATATCTATACATGCGAAGCTTTTTCAAAGAAAAAGATTTAGCAGAATCCTCAAAAACTGCTATGGATTATTATACTAAACAATCCGCAAAGTATTGGCAGACTTACAACTTGTACACCAAAGGCCTAATTGCGCTCATTCAAAACAGAATTGGAGATAAAGCGATTGCTAAAGAAATTTATAAATCGCTGGGCGAAAACAGTATTACTTCGGATGAGTTAGGTATGTATTGGAAGGAAAATAAATCTGGTTGGTTGTGGCACGAAGCCCCTGTTGAAACCCAAGCTTTAATGATTGAAGTGTTTTCTGAAATTGGCGATGACCCCAAAGTGGTAGATGAATTAAGAGTTTGGTTATTGAAAAACAAGCAAACGAATCATTGGAACACTACAAAAGCTACCACAGAAGCCATATATTCACTTTTGTTAAAAGGTTCAGATTGGACTTCGAATACAGAGTTAGCTGAAGTTAGTTTTGGCAGCAAAAAGATAAATCCGTTCGATAATGAAAATACAAAAATCGAAGCTGGTACTGGTTATTATAAATTAATCTATAGAGGAACCGAAATTAGACCCGAAATGGCAGATGTATCCTTATCGAAAACCACTGAAGGCATTGCCTGGGGGGCTTTATATTGGCAGTATTTTGAAAACCTCGACAAAATAACATCGGCAGAAACACCGCTGAGTTTAAAGAAAAATCTCTTTAAAAAGATTAACACAGACCGAGGCGAAAGTCTTGTTGAAATAGATTCTACAAATAATTTAGAAGTGGGCGATCTCATCCGAGTAAGGATTGGGTTAAGATCTGATAGAGATATGGAATTTCTACATATGAAAGATTTGCGGGCCTCTGGCTTAGAGCCTGTAGATGTGCTATCCGAATATAAATGGCAAGATGGCTTGGGCTATTACCAAACCACCAAGGATGCATCAACGAATTTCTTTTATGATCGTCTCCCAAAAGGAGTGTATGTGTTTGAATATGATCTAAGGGTAGCACATGCAGGTAATTTTTCCAATGGAATAACTACCATAGAATGTATGTACGCCCCAGAGTTTAAAAGTCACAGTGAAGGCGTGAGAATATCTGTTAAAGAAACAGAATAAACCTATTTTGAAGGTGGAACGGTTGGCCTAACCTCAATTTTGCTTGGCAAGGTGCGAGGATGCATTTTTAAAAGGTCGACCACTAATTCGCCTATGTCTTCAATTTGAATTTTCCAAGCATCAGATTCATCTGGTTCATTACCATTGAAATGTGTTGCTACTGAACCTGGCATTATAGTACTCACCTTTATTTCATGTTTTCTTAAATCGAGCATAGCAGCCTGGGTAAATCCTGTTACCCCAAATTTACTTGCATTATAGGCAGATCCTCCAGCAAAGAAATTGGTCCCTGCAAGACTAGAAATAGTAATGTAATAACCCTTCGATTTCTTTAATGCCTCGACACTTGCTTTAAGTGTATAAAATACTCCAGTTAAGTTGGTATCAATAACTTGATTCCATTGGTCTAAGGAAATCTCTTCGACACTTCCAAAGTGACCTAAACCCGCATTCGCAATAACGAAATCGATGCTACCAAAAGCC belongs to Aegicerativicinus sediminis and includes:
- a CDS encoding alpha-2-macroglobulin family protein — encoded protein: MLKYFFIVFLFISFNFYAQDFNYQNEWDKVYENELKSLPKSALEIVNNIYAKAKKDGNKIQLSKTLIYQSKFTLTLEENAQLSIIDRFRKEISTTKSPEKNLLESMLAEIFWQYYQTNRWKILERTKTEEKVDAVDFRTWDAQTIFQEIHKHYIASLKNKELLQRTGLTQYNQLLDFKLHSKKYRPTLYDFLAHRALDYYKDEEYTVTRPNYAFKLNSPEFLGDNSSFLEYKITSLDTLSEHLNALRIFKDVSKFHLNNPDVAPLIDITLKRLKFVYQNTNLENKDSLYEKSLKNLKETFVEYESSTEIDYALAQLYVQQANRFESEMDDNFRLKKTEAVAICKEAIAQFPKSFGAIQCTALMLQITKPELELQLEKFLPTSTPSRILVNFKGIDSLHFKVFKIRPKELEDFKKIYKDSIRIAFINSLEEIKNWFSSIPDPNDYNRHSTEIKLPALKQGLYLVVATLKNEINKDETFAFQNFQVTDFALISDNHGAENSFQLVDRVTGKPIVGAAVTINNTQTDKYNRPINKSTVTDEKGYFSFMTYDYHRNVSISIRKNSSEGRFGDYYFYERSSNNRTSDDEIVQIKPFIFTDRSIYRPGQTVYFKAIVLQTKGEETKPFTNEFVEIMLEDPNGQEIKTMELKLNDYGSVAGQFILPSSGLNGEYTISVDESYEHDSKFYDEADFDFEFTAYHTISVEEYKRPKFEVEFKPITETFRLGDSIQVSGNALAFAGSNIGNAKVAYRVVRTSQLPIWRRWNSKPRFTSEEMEIANGETTTERDGSFKIVFKAIPDENIPERDQPTFSYKIYADVTDINGETRSSETAVKVGYHALSLSAEILEVIDRQQKRFEIGISAKNLNGQPIETSGTIKIYKLQSPKNPFRTRPWAAPEIPGFTEKEFRELFPYDAFKDEESDNSKWPKGALIKELNFNTANSSKITIEGIKQWIIGGYLLELETTDNFGQKVKNEQRFKLIDNKSHEVADSELISVNLDKTMYKIGDEVLVTVSSASEEIHITFHVEKENKIVQTRIIALNNESKTFKVPISKTDYEGFAIQYHFVSHNGFANGVKIVNVINVESKFDIETLTFRDKIQPGSKETWGFKISGEKNEKIAAEVLASMYDASLDDFRMHQWQFNPITTSSYYSWARSNANNSFEIDNFIIVNRPYGNNQIQQKHYDELNWFGFNINNNKWVNNRYLNELKNQPKNDRTSYDKIIYGVIKDESGLPLPGANILVKGTTYGTQTDFDGQFSIKVKNGEQLVITYIGYVSEEYSVGTQKELEIFLEEDSSALEEVVVMGYGIQTRTAAANMVLNESVEADEEVAKVLNGNVAGVEIAADSMVPGSAPNVMIRGAVSLANSENVLYVVDGVIVPSFDISGLDVSSLNVLKGNAATSIYGAAAANGAIIITTKSGQAKIDADMAKIRVRENFNETAFFYPQLKTDKEGTVSFEFTMPEALTRWKLQLLAHTEDLKTATKTLSTITQKDLMVLPNVPRFLREGDSLVLATKISNLSNNSLQGTAQLTLEDGLTGKTIDNLLGNLTKNQTFVIDAKGNTSIQWKLSIPENLQAITYRISAKAGDFTDGEQNFLPVLTNRTLVTETLPMWVKGNETKTFELEKLKNNTSTTLTNYSLTLEVTSNPVWYAVQSLPYLMEYPFECSEQIFSRFYANSLGQSIANSNPKIKEVFDQWGNSEALVSNLEKNPELKSIVIQETPWLREAQSESEQKKRIALLFDLNKMGNELNATIDKLGQMQLSNGSFPWFKGSQYPNRYITQHVATGFGHLKQLQVELPDKAITITEKAISSLDKDITTDYNRLKEQAREIKGRAKTKAQGLKAEKEFWEANHTNVLQIQYLYMRSFFKEKDLAESSKTAMDYYTKQSAKYWQTYNLYTKGLIALIQNRIGDKAIAKEIYKSLGENSITSDELGMYWKENKSGWLWHEAPVETQALMIEVFSEIGDDPKVVDELRVWLLKNKQTNHWNTTKATTEAIYSLLLKGSDWTSNTELAEVSFGSKKINPFDNENTKIEAGTGYYKLIYRGTEIRPEMADVSLSKTTEGIAWGALYWQYFENLDKITSAETPLSLKKNLFKKINTDRGESLVEIDSTNNLEVGDLIRVRIGLRSDRDMEFLHMKDLRASGLEPVDVLSEYKWQDGLGYYQTTKDASTNFFYDRLPKGVYVFEYDLRVAHAGNFSNGITTIECMYAPEFKSHSEGVRISVKETE
- a CDS encoding SDR family oxidoreductase is translated as MKLEGKTALITGGTKGIGFGVAESLMAQGINVGITGRNQVDCDKAAKKLNDAGYGARAIGLKADVRNFESQEAAVKRLLEAFGSIDFVIANAGLGHFGSVEEISLDQWNQVIDTNLTGVFYTLKASVEALKKSKGYYITISSLAGTNFFAGGSAYNASKFGVTGFTQAAMLDLRKHEIKVSTIMPGSVATHFNGNEPDESDAWKIQIEDIGELVVDLLKMHPRTLPSKIEVRPTVPPSK